A genomic segment from Paenibacillus sp. FSL K6-1096 encodes:
- a CDS encoding bifunctional riboflavin kinase/FAD synthetase, translating into MRTITLSYPMLPETAAQAAQPQVVALGQFDGLHLGHASVITSAVELAREAGVPAAVMTFYPHPKDVMGKGDYEGYLTPSRDKQELLAGMGVEILYIINFNEDLSRVSPADFVSIMLLPLNIVTAVVGFDFRFGYKGEGDAETLRELGHGVMNVKTVPPFLLAGEKVSSSGIRKCLQSGELDKANAWFGRCYHLRGIVGHGEKRGRTIGFPTANLQLDDRYVIPAKGVYAVRVLYKDEVLHGVMNVGVKPTFHEGVTTPSFEVHLFDFAADIYGHELKVELVSYIRSERKFESIDALIAQIGADAVTAKERLREHS; encoded by the coding sequence GTGAGAACCATAACATTAAGCTATCCGATGCTGCCGGAGACGGCAGCGCAGGCGGCACAGCCTCAGGTTGTGGCCCTCGGCCAATTCGACGGCCTGCATCTGGGACATGCCAGCGTGATTACATCTGCGGTAGAACTGGCCCGGGAGGCAGGCGTTCCGGCCGCCGTGATGACCTTCTATCCCCATCCGAAGGATGTCATGGGCAAAGGGGACTATGAGGGATATTTGACGCCTTCCCGGGACAAGCAGGAGCTGCTTGCCGGCATGGGGGTCGAGATTTTATATATCATTAATTTCAATGAAGACCTCTCCCGGGTCAGCCCGGCGGACTTCGTCTCCATCATGCTCCTGCCGCTGAACATCGTAACTGCCGTAGTCGGCTTCGACTTCCGCTTCGGGTATAAGGGCGAGGGGGATGCCGAGACGCTCCGCGAGCTGGGACACGGTGTAATGAATGTGAAGACAGTGCCTCCGTTCCTGCTTGCAGGAGAGAAGGTCAGCAGCTCCGGCATCCGCAAATGCCTGCAGAGCGGGGAGCTGGATAAGGCCAATGCCTGGTTTGGACGTTGTTATCACCTGCGGGGAATTGTCGGTCATGGCGAGAAGCGGGGGCGGACCATCGGCTTCCCGACGGCGAACCTGCAGCTGGACGACCGCTATGTCATTCCGGCCAAGGGCGTGTATGCCGTAAGAGTGCTGTACAAGGATGAAGTTCTGCACGGTGTGATGAATGTCGGCGTGAAGCCTACGTTCCATGAAGGAGTGACCACCCCGAGCTTTGAGGTGCATTTGTTTGATTTTGCAGCAGATATTTACGGGCATGAGCTGAAGGTAGAACTGGTATCCTATATCCGTTCGGAGCGCAAGTTCGAGTCGATTGATGCCCTGATTGCGCAGATCGGCGCCGATGCCGTCACCGCCAAAGAGCGTCTCCGGGAACATTCCTGA
- the rbfA gene encoding 30S ribosome-binding factor RbfA: protein MSKIRAGRVGEQIKKELSQLIQTGLKDPRVGFVTVTGVDVTNDLSQAKVYLSVFGDEAQQSDSLKAIEKAGGFLRSEIGKAIRLRHTPELIFKIDESVAYGSHIEKLLGEIEKNE from the coding sequence ATGTCTAAAATCAGAGCCGGACGGGTTGGCGAGCAGATCAAGAAAGAGCTGAGCCAGCTCATCCAAACCGGGCTGAAGGACCCGCGTGTCGGGTTCGTCACGGTAACAGGCGTAGATGTGACCAATGATTTGTCACAGGCCAAGGTATACCTGAGCGTATTCGGAGACGAGGCGCAGCAGTCAGACTCGCTCAAGGCGATCGAGAAAGCGGGGGGCTTCCTCCGCTCGGAGATCGGCAAGGCGATCCGCCTCCGTCACACCCCGGAGCTGATCTTCAAGATCGATGAATCCGTTGCTTACGGAAGTCATATCGAGAAGCTGCTCGGGGAGATCGAAAAAAACGAATAG
- the infB gene encoding translation initiation factor IF-2: MTKEDNKDKLRVYEYAKSLNMSSKEIITILKRLNVPVNNHMSVMENSSVSKVEQFFKDIKTNAAAKRDTGASSRPAVTAGAVTAEAHSAQNANKIQSEKQVGMNSNQNNNQSTMSPRPQSGQDSRRTQGSGTTQNSRPQGNSGGGNRPQGGSAGGNRPQSGSGGNRAQGGSAGGNRTQGSSAGSNRPQGSTTGGGNRTQGSSAGGNRPQASTGGGNRPQGGSTGGNRPQGGSGGGNRTQGQGSGGDFSRGGDRGPKKNTTGGRPGGNNSGQRRFEDGKGGNFRGRGGKNNNRGRNQPTVYREKIDNTPKKIIVRGSMTVGETAKLLHKDASEVIKKLISMGVMATINQELDIDTILLLSGEFGVEVEVKIPVDEDSFETVEENDSEEDLMTRPPVVTIMGHVDHGKTTLLDAIRSTNVTGGEAGGITQHIGAYQVEINQKKITFLDTPGHEAFTAMRARGAQVTDMTIIVVAADDGVMPQTVEAINHAKAAGLPIIVAVNKIDKPGADPDRVKQELTNYELVPEEWGGDTIFVNLSAKQRINLEELLEMILLVAEVNEYKANPDKRARGTVIEAELDKNRGPVARILVQNGTLKVGDAFVAGNCFGRVRAMVNDKGRKIKEAGPSTPVEITGLTEVPQAGDPFMAFEDERKARAIADRRSTTQRQSELNTNTRVTLDDLFKHIKEGEIKDLNVIIKGDVQGSVEALKGSLAKIEVEGVRVKIIHSGAGAITESDITLAAASNAIVIGFNVRPDAQTKAAAEQEKVDVRLHNIIYNVIEEIESAMKGMLDPVYKESVIGHAEVRNVFKISKVGSVAGCMVTDGKITRNAELRLIRGGIVVFTGKIDTLKRFKDDAKEVAQGYECGITLERYNDIAEGDIIEAFIMETVER, encoded by the coding sequence TTGACTAAAGAAGATAACAAAGATAAGCTCCGCGTATATGAATACGCGAAGTCTCTAAACATGAGCAGCAAAGAAATTATTACAATTCTGAAGCGTTTGAATGTTCCAGTGAATAATCATATGAGTGTCATGGAGAACAGCTCCGTGAGCAAAGTGGAACAATTCTTCAAGGATATTAAGACAAACGCTGCAGCCAAGCGGGACACAGGCGCCAGCAGCCGCCCGGCAGTAACTGCCGGTGCGGTAACAGCCGAAGCCCACAGTGCTCAGAATGCCAACAAAATTCAATCGGAAAAGCAGGTAGGTATGAACAGTAACCAAAACAACAACCAATCGACGATGTCACCAAGGCCCCAAAGCGGACAAGATTCCCGCAGAACACAAGGATCAGGCACAACGCAGAACTCGCGCCCTCAGGGCAATTCCGGCGGAGGTAACCGTCCGCAGGGCGGCTCCGCAGGCGGCAACCGCCCGCAAAGCGGCTCCGGCGGCAACCGCGCCCAAGGCGGCTCCGCAGGCGGCAACCGTACCCAGGGCAGCTCCGCAGGCAGCAACCGCCCGCAGGGCAGCACCACTGGTGGCGGCAACCGCACCCAAGGCAGCTCCGCAGGCGGCAACCGTCCGCAGGCTAGCACAGGCGGCGGCAACCGTCCGCAGGGCGGCTCTACTGGCGGCAACCGTCCGCAAGGCGGCTCCGGCGGCGGCAACCGTACCCAAGGTCAAGGCAGCGGCGGCGACTTCTCGCGCGGCGGTGACCGCGGACCGAAGAAGAACACCACCGGCGGCAGACCGGGCGGCAACAACAGCGGCCAAAGACGGTTTGAAGACGGCAAGGGCGGTAACTTCCGCGGCCGCGGCGGCAAGAATAATAACCGTGGCAGAAACCAGCCGACCGTATACCGTGAGAAGATTGACAACACACCGAAGAAGATTATTGTTCGCGGCAGCATGACCGTCGGTGAAACCGCGAAGCTGCTGCACAAGGATGCTTCGGAAGTAATTAAGAAGCTGATCTCGATGGGGGTTATGGCCACCATCAACCAGGAGCTGGATATCGATACCATTCTGCTGCTCTCCGGTGAATTCGGAGTTGAAGTAGAAGTGAAGATTCCGGTCGATGAAGACAGCTTCGAGACCGTGGAAGAGAATGACTCCGAAGAGGATCTGATGACCCGTCCGCCGGTAGTAACCATCATGGGTCACGTTGACCATGGTAAAACCACCTTGCTCGATGCCATTCGTTCCACGAACGTGACCGGCGGCGAAGCAGGCGGAATCACCCAGCACATCGGTGCTTATCAGGTCGAAATCAACCAGAAGAAAATTACCTTCCTGGATACTCCTGGCCACGAAGCCTTCACAGCTATGCGTGCGCGCGGAGCTCAGGTGACAGATATGACGATCATCGTTGTAGCAGCAGATGACGGTGTAATGCCGCAGACTGTGGAAGCGATCAACCATGCCAAGGCTGCCGGACTTCCGATCATTGTTGCCGTCAACAAGATCGACAAGCCGGGTGCAGACCCTGACCGGGTGAAGCAGGAGCTGACCAACTACGAGCTGGTGCCGGAAGAGTGGGGCGGCGATACGATCTTCGTTAACCTGTCCGCGAAGCAGCGCATCAACCTCGAAGAGCTGCTGGAGATGATTCTCCTCGTGGCTGAGGTGAATGAGTACAAGGCGAACCCGGACAAACGGGCGCGCGGTACAGTTATTGAAGCGGAGCTTGATAAGAACCGCGGACCGGTGGCCCGTATTCTCGTGCAGAACGGTACGCTGAAGGTCGGAGACGCTTTTGTCGCAGGGAACTGCTTCGGCCGTGTCCGTGCCATGGTCAATGACAAGGGACGCAAAATCAAGGAAGCGGGACCTTCCACTCCGGTGGAAATTACCGGTCTGACCGAAGTGCCGCAGGCGGGCGATCCGTTCATGGCCTTCGAGGACGAGCGCAAAGCCCGTGCCATTGCCGACAGACGTTCTACCACACAGCGCCAGTCCGAGCTGAACACGAATACCCGTGTAACTCTGGATGACCTGTTCAAGCATATCAAGGAAGGCGAGATCAAGGATCTCAACGTGATTATCAAGGGTGACGTACAAGGTTCGGTTGAGGCGCTCAAGGGCTCTCTGGCCAAAATCGAAGTCGAAGGCGTGCGCGTGAAGATCATTCACAGCGGTGCCGGAGCGATTACCGAGTCCGATATTACCCTGGCGGCTGCCTCCAACGCGATTGTGATCGGCTTCAACGTTCGTCCGGATGCCCAGACGAAGGCTGCGGCAGAGCAGGAGAAGGTGGATGTACGCCTGCACAACATCATCTACAACGTAATTGAAGAAATTGAAAGTGCCATGAAGGGGATGCTTGATCCCGTCTATAAAGAGAGTGTTATCGGCCACGCTGAAGTGCGCAATGTATTCAAAATCAGCAAAGTGGGCAGTGTCGCAGGCTGTATGGTTACCGACGGCAAAATTACCCGCAATGCTGAGCTGCGCCTGATCCGCGGCGGTATCGTTGTCTTCACAGGCAAAATCGACACCTTGAAACGTTTCAAAGATGACGCCAAAGAAGTGGCCCAGGGTTATGAATGTGGTATAACTTTGGAACGCTATAATGATATCGCGGAAGGCGATATCATCGAAGCTTTCATCATGGAAACGGTAGAGCGCTAA
- a CDS encoding pitrilysin family protein gives MDKITLSNGLRVVTERIPTGRSVSFGIWVKTGSRHENPLNNGISHFIEHMLFKGTDRYSAKEIAEQFDAIGGNVNAFTSKEYTCFYAKVLDEHLPIAVDVLAEMFFRSRMDTEELAKEKNVILEEIAMCEDTPDDLVHELMCEAAYGNHPLAYTILGLKDRLLEMTPDDLRGYMKEQYTIENTVISVAGNIDDGLIPLLEQHFGGFTNHGTAAALTEPVYQGELVFRKKKTEQNHICISLPGVQSGGKLQYPMALLNNAFGGGMSSRLFQEIREKRGLAYSVFSYHSAQADSGLFTVYAGTAPKQTKEVTELIKEMLHDLAVNGLSEDELRKGKEQLKGSLILSLESTSSRMNRMGKNELMLGRLDTLDEMIAKIGAVTMDDMGALLDEMFAQPLSLAMVGSTDKAIDNVRRDDLVVLRSN, from the coding sequence TTGGATAAAATAACATTATCGAACGGCTTGCGGGTAGTGACCGAGCGGATTCCGACCGGAAGATCCGTCTCCTTCGGGATCTGGGTCAAGACAGGCTCCCGCCATGAGAACCCGCTCAACAACGGGATTTCGCATTTCATCGAGCACATGCTCTTCAAGGGAACGGACCGGTACAGTGCGAAGGAGATTGCCGAGCAGTTCGATGCGATCGGCGGCAATGTCAATGCCTTTACCTCCAAGGAATATACATGCTTCTATGCCAAGGTGCTGGATGAGCATCTGCCGATTGCCGTGGATGTGCTGGCGGAGATGTTCTTCCGGTCGCGGATGGACACGGAGGAGCTGGCCAAAGAGAAAAATGTCATTCTGGAGGAAATCGCCATGTGCGAGGACACGCCGGATGATCTCGTTCATGAACTGATGTGTGAGGCCGCTTACGGCAATCATCCGCTGGCGTATACGATCCTGGGGCTGAAGGACCGCCTGCTGGAGATGACGCCGGATGACCTGCGGGGCTACATGAAAGAGCAGTATACCATTGAGAATACGGTAATCAGCGTGGCCGGCAACATTGACGACGGGCTGATCCCGCTGCTGGAGCAGCACTTCGGGGGCTTCACGAATCACGGAACAGCCGCTGCGCTGACTGAGCCGGTGTATCAGGGCGAGCTGGTGTTCCGCAAGAAGAAAACAGAGCAGAACCATATCTGCATCTCCCTGCCGGGCGTCCAGAGCGGCGGCAAGCTGCAGTATCCGATGGCTCTGCTGAACAATGCGTTCGGCGGCGGCATGAGCTCGCGGCTGTTCCAGGAGATCCGCGAGAAGCGCGGTCTGGCTTACTCGGTGTTCTCCTACCACAGCGCCCAGGCCGACAGCGGCTTGTTCACTGTCTACGCCGGAACAGCGCCGAAGCAGACCAAGGAGGTCACGGAGCTGATCAAGGAGATGCTGCATGATCTTGCCGTGAACGGCCTGAGCGAGGATGAACTGCGCAAAGGCAAGGAGCAGCTCAAGGGCAGCCTGATTCTGAGCCTGGAGAGCACGAGCAGCCGGATGAACCGGATGGGCAAAAACGAGCTGATGCTCGGCAGGCTGGATACACTGGATGAGATGATAGCCAAAATAGGGGCTGTGACCATGGATGACATGGGGGCGCTGCTGGATGAAATGTTCGCCCAGCCGTTGTCGCTGGCCATGGTCGGCTCTACAGATAAAGCGATAGACAATGTTAGGAGAGATGATCTTGTCGTACTACGTTCAAATTAA
- the rpsO gene encoding 30S ribosomal protein S15, which yields MALTQERKHQLIDEHKTHESDTGSPEVQVAILTENIVNLTDHLRTHKKDHHSRRGLLKMVGQRRKLLAYLKNKDIRRYSALIEKLGLRR from the coding sequence ATGGCATTGACTCAAGAACGTAAACACCAATTGATCGACGAGCACAAAACTCATGAATCCGATACCGGGTCCCCAGAGGTGCAAGTTGCTATCCTTACGGAGAACATCGTTAATTTGACTGACCACCTGCGTACGCACAAGAAGGATCATCATTCCCGCCGCGGACTGCTGAAGATGGTTGGACAACGTCGTAAACTGCTGGCGTATTTGAAGAACAAAGACATCAGACGTTACAGCGCCCTGATCGAAAAACTGGGATTGCGTCGTTAA
- the truB gene encoding tRNA pseudouridine(55) synthase TruB — translation MSELTGVLAVYKPAGFTSHDVVAKARRILGMKRIGHTGTLDPQVTGVLPLCLGRATRVVEYIQELPKEYVATLRLGLASDTEDLTGTITESVDEVQVSEAEVLAVLDSFKGVISQVPPMYSAVKVDGKRLYELAREGKTVERKSREVEIYEIEMQRMVWNGKYPDITFRVLCSKGTYIRTLCVDIGRKLGVPGVMVELVRTMSAGIPASHCLTLEQIAEYKKEDTLEEHLIAADEAISHMPRHTVAEEKRKAALQGQRLSARSVTPEVKDSGDFRLYDQRGEFLGIYALEASGAVAPVKVFAQA, via the coding sequence ATGAGTGAGCTGACAGGAGTGCTGGCCGTCTATAAGCCGGCCGGGTTCACTTCACATGATGTGGTGGCCAAAGCACGGCGCATACTGGGCATGAAGCGGATCGGTCACACCGGAACGCTCGACCCGCAGGTTACCGGCGTGCTGCCGCTCTGCCTGGGACGGGCTACACGGGTCGTTGAGTATATTCAGGAGCTGCCCAAGGAATATGTAGCGACACTCAGGCTGGGACTGGCCAGCGATACTGAGGATCTGACCGGAACCATTACCGAATCTGTGGACGAGGTTCAGGTCTCCGAGGCCGAGGTACTGGCGGTGCTGGACTCCTTCAAGGGTGTGATCTCGCAGGTGCCTCCAATGTACTCAGCGGTTAAGGTGGACGGCAAGCGACTGTACGAGCTGGCAAGAGAAGGCAAGACCGTAGAGCGCAAGAGCCGTGAAGTGGAGATTTATGAGATTGAAATGCAGCGCATGGTCTGGAACGGCAAGTACCCCGATATAACCTTCCGGGTATTATGCTCCAAAGGGACTTACATCCGCACCCTCTGTGTGGATATCGGGCGCAAGCTTGGGGTTCCGGGTGTGATGGTGGAGCTGGTGCGGACCATGTCAGCCGGCATCCCGGCCAGTCATTGCCTGACCCTGGAGCAAATCGCCGAGTACAAGAAGGAAGATACGCTGGAGGAGCATCTGATTGCTGCCGATGAAGCGATTTCCCATATGCCCCGGCATACGGTGGCTGAAGAGAAGCGGAAGGCGGCACTCCAGGGCCAGCGTCTTTCCGCCCGCTCGGTTACGCCCGAAGTGAAGGACAGCGGTGATTTCCGGCTGTATGACCAGCGCGGAGAATTCCTTGGAATCTATGCGCTGGAAGCCTCCGGCGCGGTTGCACCGGTCAAAGTGTTCGCCCAGGCCTAG
- a CDS encoding polysaccharide deacetylase family protein produces MKTDKAALVLACIAVVIGIGSTDGPVKEMFAGLKPQADAAVMSRAVEQSSNELREKIMAKAKELNAPPVDAVLDRVWKAIPGYNGLEVDVEATYRNAVLRGPSEDLRLVYREIKPKVSLSDLGAQPIYRGNPAKPMVSLMINVAWGNEYIIPMLDILDAEKVKVTFFLDGSWLSKNKELAAEMLKRGHEVENHAYSHPDMSKLSRARATAEIEKTQKLLKDSLGVTNTWFAPPSGDFNQQTVEIAASLGLKTVLWTLDTVDWRNPSPDSVIAKITSRAEPGTLVLMHPTSSSSKALRGMIRGIRAKGLQLGTVSQTLSPGRIVPNGS; encoded by the coding sequence ATGAAGACGGACAAGGCAGCGCTTGTACTGGCCTGTATCGCTGTGGTAATCGGGATTGGCAGCACAGACGGGCCGGTGAAGGAGATGTTTGCCGGGCTCAAGCCGCAGGCGGATGCAGCCGTGATGAGCCGTGCTGTGGAGCAGAGCAGTAATGAATTACGGGAGAAGATCATGGCCAAGGCCAAGGAGCTGAATGCACCACCGGTCGATGCAGTCCTTGACCGCGTATGGAAAGCTATACCGGGATATAACGGGCTTGAGGTCGATGTGGAGGCTACTTACCGCAATGCGGTGCTGCGGGGGCCGTCGGAGGATCTCAGGCTGGTATACCGGGAGATTAAGCCCAAGGTATCACTGAGTGATCTGGGAGCGCAGCCGATCTACCGGGGCAATCCGGCGAAGCCGATGGTCTCGCTGATGATTAACGTGGCCTGGGGCAACGAGTATATTATCCCGATGCTCGATATTCTGGATGCGGAGAAGGTGAAGGTGACCTTTTTTCTGGACGGAAGCTGGCTCAGCAAGAACAAGGAGCTGGCTGCAGAGATGCTGAAGCGCGGCCATGAGGTGGAGAATCATGCGTACAGCCATCCTGATATGAGCAAGCTTAGCCGGGCGCGTGCGACCGCTGAGATCGAGAAGACGCAGAAGCTGCTGAAGGACAGCCTTGGCGTGACCAACACCTGGTTTGCTCCGCCTTCGGGGGATTTCAATCAGCAGACGGTGGAGATCGCCGCTTCGCTGGGCCTGAAGACGGTGCTCTGGACGCTGGATACGGTGGACTGGCGCAATCCGTCTCCGGATTCGGTCATCGCCAAGATCACCAGCCGGGCCGAGCCCGGAACCCTGGTGCTGATGCACCCGACGTCCTCTTCCTCCAAAGCGCTGAGGGGGATGATCCGGGGCATCCGGGCCAAGGGACTGCAGCTTGGCACAGTAAGCCAGACACTCTCTCCGGGCCGGATTGTTCCTAACGGAAGTTGA
- the pnp gene encoding polyribonucleotide nucleotidyltransferase, translating to MEQRVEMQLGGRRLVLETGRLAKQANAAVMVRYGDTSVLCTVTASSEPKDLDFFPLTVNYEERLYAVGKIPGGFIKREGRPSEKAILSSRLTDRPIRPLFPEGFRNDVQVLNLVMSVDQDCAPDIAAMIGTSAALSISDVPFSGPIGGVAVGRINGEFIINPDVAQQAISDIYVVVAGTKDAIMMVEAEANEVPEDVMLEAIMFGHEEVRKIVATIEQLVAVAGKEKMEVKLHAVNADVNTDVRAYAGSRLIEAVRIAEKHARQDAIDLINNETVEYFAEKYIETPELLKDVKEVLHDIVKDEVRRLITHDKVRPDGRKLDEIRPIECDTALLPRTHGSGLFTRGQTQILSVCTLGALGDVQILDGIDPAETKRFMHHYNFPPFSVGEARPLRAPGRREIGHGALGERALSKVIPSETEFPYTIRLVSEAIESNGSTSQASICASILAMMDAGVPIKAPVAGVAMGLIKDGEHVSILTDIQGMEDHLGDMDFKVAGTAEGVTAIQMDIKIDGIDRKILQDALQQAKEGRMFILGKMNEAISAPRPSLSPYAPKIIIININPDKIRDVIGAGGKIINKIIEETGVKIDIEQDGRVFIGSSDEAMIQKARGIIEGIVKEIQVGEIYAGTVRRIEKFGAFVELIPGKDGLVHISQLSTERVAKVEDVVAIGDIITVKVTEIDQQGRVNLSRKAVLTAESGAKA from the coding sequence ATGGAACAACGTGTGGAAATGCAGCTTGGCGGCAGACGCCTGGTGCTGGAGACGGGCCGTTTGGCCAAGCAAGCGAACGCAGCAGTTATGGTGCGTTACGGCGACACTTCTGTATTGTGTACGGTTACAGCGTCGAGTGAACCGAAGGACCTGGATTTTTTCCCGCTTACGGTGAACTATGAGGAAAGATTATATGCGGTAGGCAAAATTCCCGGCGGCTTCATCAAGCGTGAAGGACGTCCGAGCGAGAAAGCGATTCTGTCCAGCCGTCTGACCGACCGTCCGATTCGTCCATTGTTCCCGGAAGGGTTCCGCAATGACGTTCAGGTCCTCAATCTGGTCATGAGCGTGGATCAGGACTGTGCGCCGGATATTGCTGCTATGATCGGTACTTCCGCAGCGCTGAGTATTTCCGATGTACCGTTCAGCGGTCCAATCGGCGGCGTAGCTGTCGGTCGGATTAACGGCGAGTTCATCATCAACCCGGATGTTGCCCAGCAGGCCATCAGCGATATCTATGTCGTTGTAGCCGGCACCAAGGACGCCATCATGATGGTGGAAGCGGAAGCGAATGAAGTGCCTGAAGATGTAATGCTGGAAGCGATTATGTTCGGACATGAAGAGGTCCGCAAGATTGTGGCTACCATTGAGCAGCTCGTTGCCGTAGCCGGCAAGGAGAAGATGGAAGTGAAGCTGCATGCGGTGAACGCAGACGTTAACACCGATGTGCGCGCCTATGCAGGAAGCCGTCTGATCGAAGCGGTCAGAATTGCCGAGAAGCATGCCCGCCAGGATGCGATCGACCTGATCAACAATGAGACGGTGGAGTATTTCGCAGAGAAATACATAGAGACACCTGAGCTTCTGAAAGATGTCAAAGAAGTGCTGCACGATATCGTGAAGGACGAAGTCAGACGCCTGATCACGCATGATAAGGTACGCCCTGACGGCCGTAAGCTGGATGAGATCCGTCCGATTGAATGCGACACAGCTCTGCTGCCGCGCACTCACGGCTCCGGTCTGTTCACACGCGGACAAACCCAGATTCTCAGCGTATGTACACTGGGGGCACTCGGCGATGTGCAGATTCTGGACGGTATTGATCCGGCGGAGACCAAGCGCTTCATGCATCATTACAACTTCCCTCCGTTCAGCGTAGGGGAAGCCCGTCCGCTGAGAGCTCCGGGACGCCGCGAGATCGGCCATGGTGCGCTCGGGGAACGCGCGTTGTCCAAGGTGATTCCTAGTGAAACTGAATTCCCGTACACGATCCGTCTCGTATCGGAAGCGATTGAATCCAACGGCTCGACCTCCCAGGCGAGTATCTGTGCCAGTATCCTGGCGATGATGGACGCAGGGGTGCCGATCAAAGCGCCGGTTGCGGGTGTGGCGATGGGTCTGATCAAGGACGGAGAGCATGTGTCCATCCTGACTGACATCCAAGGCATGGAAGATCACCTCGGTGATATGGACTTCAAGGTAGCTGGTACAGCAGAAGGCGTAACCGCGATTCAGATGGACATCAAGATCGACGGTATCGACCGCAAAATTCTTCAGGATGCGCTGCAGCAGGCCAAAGAAGGCCGCATGTTCATCCTGGGCAAAATGAATGAAGCGATCTCCGCGCCAAGACCAAGCCTGTCCCCGTATGCGCCTAAGATTATTATCATCAACATCAACCCGGACAAAATCCGTGATGTTATCGGTGCCGGCGGCAAGATCATCAACAAAATCATTGAAGAAACCGGCGTAAAGATCGACATCGAGCAGGATGGCCGCGTCTTTATCGGCTCCTCTGATGAAGCGATGATCCAGAAGGCCCGTGGAATTATCGAAGGGATTGTGAAGGAAATCCAGGTCGGCGAGATTTATGCCGGTACGGTTAGACGGATCGAGAAGTTCGGCGCCTTCGTGGAACTGATCCCCGGCAAAGACGGGCTCGTGCATATTTCCCAGCTGTCGACGGAACGTGTGGCGAAAGTGGAAGACGTCGTAGCCATCGGTGATATCATCACTGTGAAGGTAACGGAGATCGACCAGCAGGGCCGCGTGAACCTGTCACGCAAAGCTGTGCTGACTGCGGAGAGCGGAGCCAAGGCTTAA
- a CDS encoding bifunctional oligoribonuclease/PAP phosphatase NrnA — MQSYEQSLRQARKFLLEHDDYLVVSHVQPDGDAVSSTLAVGWLLSCLGKKYTMLNEGPIPKRMEYLWHADQIVNLSAEKLPRKFSHIICVDCADFQRVGLTQHHFASDALILNIDHHPTNNGYGSVTLIKPDAAATAEILFDLLKTFEVEWDIDIATAVYTGLLTDTGGFRYSNTSPKVMAAVSELLALGVNGPDLAETLLEEMTLPQVKVLNRALSTLQLSPEGDIAWLYVTPQDMLDCGAANEDLEGIVNYPRNIRGVEVGILFKVIDDQAVKASLRSAGKVDVAALAQAFGGGGHTRAAGARINGTLEEAVALVLEEVKRHL; from the coding sequence ATGCAGAGCTATGAACAAAGTCTCCGGCAGGCGCGTAAGTTTCTGCTGGAACACGACGATTATCTTGTAGTGTCGCATGTTCAGCCGGACGGAGATGCAGTCAGCTCCACCCTCGCGGTGGGCTGGCTTCTCTCATGTCTGGGCAAAAAATACACGATGCTGAACGAGGGGCCGATTCCGAAGCGGATGGAATATCTGTGGCATGCCGATCAGATTGTGAATCTGTCTGCGGAGAAGCTGCCGCGCAAGTTCAGCCATATCATTTGTGTGGATTGTGCTGATTTCCAGCGGGTGGGGCTGACCCAGCACCATTTCGCCAGTGATGCACTCATACTGAATATCGATCATCATCCAACGAATAACGGGTATGGTTCGGTGACGCTGATCAAGCCGGATGCGGCAGCCACAGCGGAGATTCTGTTCGATCTGCTGAAGACGTTCGAGGTGGAGTGGGATATCGATATCGCCACAGCGGTCTATACCGGACTGCTGACAGATACCGGCGGATTCCGCTACAGCAATACCTCGCCTAAGGTGATGGCGGCTGTATCCGAGCTGCTGGCGCTGGGCGTGAATGGTCCTGATCTGGCTGAGACCCTGCTTGAAGAGATGACCCTTCCCCAGGTGAAGGTATTGAACCGTGCGCTCAGTACCCTTCAACTGAGTCCCGAAGGGGACATCGCCTGGCTGTATGTAACGCCCCAGGACATGCTGGATTGCGGAGCTGCGAACGAGGATCTTGAAGGGATTGTCAATTATCCGCGCAACATCCGCGGGGTTGAGGTCGGCATTCTGTTCAAGGTCATCGACGATCAGGCCGTGAAGGCCAGCCTGCGCTCCGCAGGCAAGGTGGATGTAGCGGCGCTGGCACAGGCCTTCGGCGGCGGCGGGCATACCCGTGCTGCCGGGGCAAGGATTAACGGAACGCTCGAAGAGGCGGTTGCCCTGGTGCTGGAGGAGGTTAAGCGTCATTTATGA